In Sulfitobacter sp. LCG007, the sequence GTTCACCAGATCCGACCTAACGGCTCCTCCCAGGCCGAAGCGGACATGGTGACATGACCCGTGAAGCGGGAACTTCACCATAGATTTTCAGGAACGAAATTTAGGCATCGAGCCCACCTACGATAGCCACGCAGTGGAGTGCTAGAACGTTAAATCGAACAGCTCGCCTAAAACTCCTTCGACAAGAGCGCGATAGTCAGCAAGTTCCGCATCCGTAATTTGGAGGGTTGCGCGCTCGTGAACCAACTTGTTTCGACGGTCATAGTAATGTCGAACTTTGTCCCAATCTGGTTCAGAAACAGAAAGGTGCGGCTTCACAGTATTTATAACCTCATGCCTTCTCTTAAATAATTCCAATAGCTTCGCGTCATTGAACTTATCAGGACGAAACAAGTCGGCGCGATGAACTATGAACTCCTTAAGGGCAATCTCCAGGTTACTGTCAAGAATCACCAAAGAGATACGGTTTTTAGTTTGCAGACGTTTCCTAGATATTGTGTCTACAACGCCCATGGATTCCACCAAACCGAGTGTCCATGGTCTTTTTAGGATTACTTTAGAATTCTTGTCTAGGATCAAGTCTGGATAGGCTTTCTTTCTGCCCCTTGGAAGCGGTAAATCCACAACTCGCTTTCCAGTTCTATCATCAGCAAGGCTTACCTGTTCGACTTCTCCGGAAGTGTGTGAAAACACCTTTTCTTCTCGCACATTTTTCAGGCGCCGAGATACTTTGGTAAAATAGCTGGTGAGCGCGACGACTCTTTGTCTGACTTGAAGGAATGTTGGATGGCTCCAGTTGATACCACTTTTGCTGGAAGTCCAGGGCATTAATTCTGGCGGACCCGACATTTCTACGATGACCCTGGCCAATGATGCATCAGGGTGCGGCACACCAGCCTCGCCTTTATAAAAACCCACTTCGTATGACTTTTCGTGGGCGACGATCAAACGATCGTTACAGTAGATGTACACTCCATAGTTTTCCTCGACTGGATCGCGGTCGCGAATGAGGCCGGCAGAGATTGTAATTCCAACTTCTTCCTCGTCACTTGGCCGGATACTGAACTGCGAGCGTTTCGGCCGATGTTCAGGAGGGTAAGCCCAGACGTCGAATTTAGTCTGCCCAATTTCGTCACCATTCACCGAAATTTTGCATCCCAACTCGATGAAATTGGCATAAACCTCCGCGATCCGCTGCTTTAATGCCTTCACATCTTGGTGCGAGAAGCCTTGCCTCAGACTGGTAATAGCAACATTCGTCGTTCCTTGGTCAATATTTTCTATTGGCTCGACTTCGACCTCCCAAGTATCTTTGGCCAGCCAGTCGTCGGAAAGCACGAAGCGAAATGATGCTTGATCCAAATGGCGGGTGGAAATTTCAACTCTTTGCCCAAGGGCGATCCCGGCTCTTTTGCCTCCTACACCAAAATTGCCAATGTATTGGCGACTAGAGTCGTCACGAGACGCGCCAGGTGAAATCAATAATTGTATTTGGTCAGGAGGGACGCCGCCCGCATTGTCTCTCACAGTGATTAGTTGGCGATCGACGTTGAGAAATAGCCTAACGTGCAATTCAACAGCGCGGTCCAAAGAGGTCCAATGGTCGATCGCATTATCGACTAACTCACATATCGATGTCTGAAGGCCATAGTCAGCAATAATCGATCTGAAAATCCGTTTTTGTGGAGTACCATCCACAAAAAATGCAGTACCTGACAAGCAAAACCTCCATCATTAGCTCTGGCTCTCATCAAACCATCGTACACGCCGAAACAGAGTTTGTCATGCTGTTTCAGTTTGCTTATTTGGAAGGTTCCAAATTGAGGTTTTCAAGGCAGTCTTGGAGCTTGGCATGTTAGCTTTACTAGGGAAACCAAGGTC encodes:
- a CDS encoding ATP-binding protein — its product is MSGTAFFVDGTPQKRIFRSIIADYGLQTSICELVDNAIDHWTSLDRAVELHVRLFLNVDRQLITVRDNAGGVPPDQIQLLISPGASRDDSSRQYIGNFGVGGKRAGIALGQRVEISTRHLDQASFRFVLSDDWLAKDTWEVEVEPIENIDQGTTNVAITSLRQGFSHQDVKALKQRIAEVYANFIELGCKISVNGDEIGQTKFDVWAYPPEHRPKRSQFSIRPSDEEEVGITISAGLIRDRDPVEENYGVYIYCNDRLIVAHEKSYEVGFYKGEAGVPHPDASLARVIVEMSGPPELMPWTSSKSGINWSHPTFLQVRQRVVALTSYFTKVSRRLKNVREEKVFSHTSGEVEQVSLADDRTGKRVVDLPLPRGRKKAYPDLILDKNSKVILKRPWTLGLVESMGVVDTISRKRLQTKNRISLVILDSNLEIALKEFIVHRADLFRPDKFNDAKLLELFKRRHEVINTVKPHLSVSEPDWDKVRHYYDRRNKLVHERATLQITDAELADYRALVEGVLGELFDLTF